The Natator depressus isolate rNatDep1 chromosome 11, rNatDep2.hap1, whole genome shotgun sequence genome includes a window with the following:
- the GLB1L gene encoding beta-galactosidase-1-like protein isoform X4, which translates to MGGLPAWLLWKPDIVLRSSDPDYLQAVDSWLDVLLPRIKPRLYQNGGNIISIQVENEYGSYSACDYDYLRHLLAAFRARLGPDVLLFTTDGNSAPELRCGTLQGLYATVDFGPGPNVTAAFAPQRLYEPKGPLVNSEYYTGWLDYWGEPHASSSPAQVAQGLQDMLQLGANVNMYMFQGGTNFGYWSGADYKGQYKPVTTSYDYDAPLSEAGDPTEKLFAIRTVISKFQPLPEGPMPPATPKYAYGSVALRKQGEVLELLDVLCPSGPIRSQFPLTFEAVKQAHGFVLYRTHLPRDVWDPAPLSSPPNSVCDRAYVLLDGEYQGRLERDGQTTLNLTGQAGATLDLLVENMGRINFGVNTSDFKGLLRNLSLDSALLSNWLIYPLDVDAAVARGWPLPTPQAEGSRATLGPALYTGTFQTPGIAWDTFVKFPGWSKGQLWINGFNLGRYWPARGPQQTLFVPGSLLHASAPNNITLLELEGAPPRPFLLFLDRPLLNRTASPSAGAKLLTP; encoded by the exons GGTggcctccctgcctggctgctgTGGAAACCAGACATTGTCCTTCGCTCCTCTGACCCAG ATTACCTGCAGGCCGTGGATTCCTGGCTGGACGTCCTGCTGCCCAGGATCAAGCCCCGGTTGTACCAGAATGGAGGGAACATCATCAGCatccag GTGGAGAACGAATACGGGAGCTACTCCGCCTGCGACTACGACTACCTGCGTCACCTGCTGGCCGCCTTCCGCGCCCGGCTGGGGCCCGACGTGCTGCTCTTCACCACCGACGGCAACAGCGCCCCCGAGCTGCGCTGCGGCACCCTGCAGGGGCTCTACGCCACCGTGGACTTCGGGCCAG GCCCCAATGTCACGGCCGCTTTTGCCCCTCAGCGACTCTATGAACccaagggacctctg GTGAACTCGGAGTACTACACGGGCTGGCTGGACTACTGGGGAGAGCCgcatgccagcagcagccccgCGCAGGTGGCTCAGGGTCTCCaggacatgctgcagctgggagccaacGTCAACAT GTACATGTTCCAGGGAGGCACCAACTTTGGCTACTGGAGCG GTGCCGACTACAAGGGCCAATACAAGCCAGTCACCACCAGCTACGACTACGATGCGCCGCTCTCGGAGGCCGGCGACCCCACCGAGAAGCTGTTTGCCATCCGGACGGTCATCAGCAAG ttccagcccctgcctgagggtcCGATGCCGCCCGCCACCCCCAAGTACGCCTACGGCTCCGTGGCCCTGCGGAAG CAGGGCGAGGTGCTGGAGCTGCTGGACGTGCTGTGCCCCAGCGGGCCCATCCGGAGCCAGTTCCCCCTCACCTTCGAGGCCGTGAAgcag GCTCACGGCTTCGTCCTCTACCGGACTCACCTGCCCCGGGACGTCTGGGATCCAGCCCCTCTGAGCTCCCCTCCCAACAGCGTCTGCGACCGTGCCTACGTGTTGCTCGACGGG GAGTACCAGGGGAGGCTGGAGCGCGACGGGCAGACAACACTGAACCTCACGGGCCAGGCTGGCGCCACGCTGGACCTGCTGGTGGAGAACATGGGCAGGATCAACTTTGGTGTGAACACCAGCGACTTCAAG GGCTTGCTCCGGAATCTCTCCCTGGACTCGGCTCTGCTCAGCAACTGGCTGATTTACCCCCTGGACGTGGATGCGGCCGTGGCGCGgggctggcccctgcccaccccccaggctGAGGGGAGCAGGGCCACGCTGGGGCCGGCTCTCTACACGGGGACCTTCCAGACCCCTGGCATCGCCTGGGACACCTTCGTGAAGTTCCCAGGCTGGAGCAAG GGCCAGCTCTGGATAAATGGCTTCAACCTGGGCCGGTACTGGCCGGCACGGGGGCCCCAGCAGACGCTCTTCGTGCCCGGCTCCCTGCTGCACGCCTCGGCCCCCAACAACATCaccctgctggagctggagggggcCCCCCCCAGGCCCTTCCTGCTGTTCCTGGACCGGCCCCTGCTCAACCGGACCGCCAGCCCCAGCGCTGGGGCCAAGCTGCTGACTCCCTAA
- the ANKZF1 gene encoding tRNA endonuclease ANKZF1: MQPLEVRSVFEGAQDPTFLHGLSLVNGFSEDVRSTDSNAITQEKLVVANGEERARGVPEISDRMCCSACSRVFDSREEQTEHYRLDWHRFNLKQRLLGRRALAAEEFEEKTRAGDVSSISGSDSYNSDSGSETDLLPPRGHADPGSGQQSHRSAKVLFRNSQGQLLSAYRCVLGSKKGGGEQQAELVASLQSLGAGTCWVILMTGGGHFAGAVFRGPEVLDHKTFHRYTVRARRGTLQGVRDAQGQASMPKSAGASLRRYNEAALLKDIQDLLASWAQHLQGAQRIFLRAPRANRALLFGGRNPPLHKDDPRVYNIPFSTRRATFREVLRVHVALATLQVYGKDTAVADLAGSPRKGWRKVPCAPVEEPQQGDASTPSEEEESQAGELSQAGELETVEVTLSTLQLQEFEVMPKRSRKRRKKKNKVGRGACAEGPGGHEEPEGSAPQPGAGLVAEPQDGPGAEPAPWENGETLLGQLRDALFTACKTGDAGTLQRLLGAAESGTPPAGSEDGAVGQPQGHPGRVQSEGSEPTCAAPGLLSLLGEPIDGTGFTLLHVAAAAGKGAAVRLLLEAGADPALRDWQERPPYCVSADKSTRNVFRRFMVDHPAKYDYRRAKVPGPLTAEMEAGRLEKQRAQKAQRKQRAQEQEEKRRFAALPDREKRALAAERRLAAQLPDTGAALANTRRCWQCGESLLGRIPFHYLDFSFCSTGCLQAHRRGRAGPT, from the exons ACAGCAGGGAGGAGCAG ACTGAGCATTACCGCCTGGACTGGCACCGCTTTAACCTGAAGCAGCGTTTGCTGGGGCGCCGGGCACTTGCAGCAGAGGAGTTTGAGGAGAAGACCCGTGCAG GTGATGTCTCCAGCATCTCCGGGTCCGATTCTTACAACTCCGATTCGGGCAGCGAGACCGACCTGCTCCCTCCCCGAGGCCATGCAGACCCAGGGAGCGGCCAGCAGAGCCACCGCTCGGCTAAGGTTCTGTTCCGCAactcccagggccagctgctctcCGCCTACCGCTGTGTGCTGGGCAGTAAGAAG GGTGGTGGTGAGCAGCAGGCGGAGCTGGTGGCATCTCTGCAGAGCCTGGGCGCAGGCACCTGTTGGGTTATCCTGATGACAGGCGGTGGACACTTTGCAGGAGCCGTCTTCAGGGG GCCTGAGGTGCTGGATCACAAGACCTTCCATCGGTACACAGTGCGTGCCCGCCGCGGCACGTTGCAGGGAGTGCGCGATGCCCAGGGCCAGGCCTCCATGCCCAAATCGGCTGGCGCCTCGCTGCGGCGTTACAACGAGGCGGCTCTGCTCAAG GACATCCAGGACCTACTGGCCAGCTGGGCACAGCATCTGCAGGGAGCCCAGCGCATCTTCCTGCGTGCCCCCCGTGCCAACCGGGCACTGCTCTTTGGCGGCAGGAACCCCCCTCTGCACAAGGACGACCCCCGCGTCTACAACATCCCCTTCAGCACCCGCAGAGCCACCTTCAGGGAGGTGCTGCGGGTGCACGTGGCCCTGGCCACCCTGCAGGTGTATG GGAAGGACACAGCGGTGGCGGATCTCGCTGGCTCCCCCCGGAAGGGCTGGAGGAAAGTGCCGTGTGCGCCGGTGGAAGAGCCCCAGCAGGGTGACGCCAGCA ccccgtcggaggaggaggagagccaggctggggagctgagccaggctggggagctggagacGGTGGAGGTGACGCTGAGCACGCTGCAGCTCCAGGAGTTTGAGGTGATGCCTAAGCGAAGCCgcaagaggaggaagaagaaaaacaaagtggGGAGAG GGGCCTGCGCCGAGGGGCCAGGAGGCCACGAAGAGCCCGAGGGCTCAGCACCGCAGCCAGGAGCAGGGTTGGTGGCGGAGCCCCAGGacgggcctggggcagagcctgcTCCCTGGGAGAATGGAG AAACGCTGCTGGGCCAGCTCCGTGACGCCCTGTTCACGGCCTGCAAGACGGGGGACGCGGGGACGCTGCAGCGCCTCCTGGGTGCGGCGGAGAGCGGGACCCCCCCTGCGGGCAGCGAGGATGGTGCTGTGGGGCAGCCCCAAGGCCACCCTGGCAGGGTGCAGAGTGAGGGGTCAGAGCCCACCTGCGCGGCCCCTGGGCTCCTCTCGCTGCTCGGCGAGCCCATCGACGGGACCGGCTTCACCCTGCTGCACGTGGCGGCTGCGGCAGGGAAGGGGGCGGccgtgcgactgctgctggaggCTGGTGCCGACCCTGCGCTCAG GGACTGGCAGGAGCGACCCCCGTATTGCGTCTCTGCCGACAAGTCGACACGCAACGTCTTCCGCAGGTTCATGGTGGATCACCCAGCCAAGTACGACTACAGGCGGGCCAAG GTGCCCGGGCCCCTGACGGCGGAAATGGAGGCCGGGCGGCTGGAGAAGCAGCGGGCGCAGAAAGCACAGCGGAAGCAGCGGGCgcaggagcaggaggagaagcGGCGCTTTGCGGCCCTGCCAGACCGGGAGAAG AGGGCCCTCGCTGCCGAGCGGAGACTGGCTGCCCAGCTGCCGGACACGGGCGCGGCTCTCGCCAACACCAG GCGCTGCTGGCAGTGCGGCGAGTCCCTGCTGGGCCGGATCCCCTTCCACTACCTCGACTTCTCCTTCTGCTCCACGGGCTGCCTGCAGGCTCATCGCCGGGGCCGCGCCGGCCCCACCTAG